The Tachysurus fulvidraco isolate hzauxx_2018 chromosome 10, HZAU_PFXX_2.0, whole genome shotgun sequence genome segment GGATTTGGCTGTTTAGTTACAAACTGCACTCCATCACTAGGTTCCTGAAAACACTTCAGGATTTTCTGTTTATATACGAAACACGTCAGATATCAGTGACAGAAAGAACACATGAAACAGCTTTGTTCAGAGATTAAGCTTGGTGTTGTGCTAGTTGTTATTGCATCATTGCTGCTTGCTGATCACAGTGATGTGTCTGTGGAGGAGATGATGAGACACACAAGTCTTCATCACATGCTGCACTGCTCTATTATTATACAGCTGAAAAAAGGCATTTAATTTCTCTAGACCTTTTTCTAGGTCACAATTTGCTAATATGGATGAGGGCAGAGGAACAGTGGAGGTGTGatggatctcagcatgatgaTAACTTGTATACGCAGGTGGAgaaaatgatgtaataaatTCAAGGACATTAAAAGTACTTGGGTGATGATTCTGCATTGGGGGAGGGGTGACTGAAAAGGGAAATGATTCGTGATTCCGTCACGTCAAGATCCAAACTGCAGTGATTAAATATCTAAATAGTTTTTACATATTCTGTTTACAATAAACCCATCGCTTAATAAACTGTGTACTGTTTCATTGATTTCTAATTAAAGTGTGATAATTTCCCTTTAAAACAAACTGACAGCTATGATGATGTCAGCAGCATCAATTCTTCTCAAATTACGAAAAATTCTGTGCATGACAGAGAGCTGTGATTCCAGCAACATGGCGATATTTAAATCAATTCACTCAATTCTGTTCTTATTAACTACGACACTGCGAAGACACAACAAATCCAAACAACTGCTCAACTGACTGCTCTGGCCAATCCTGTTCCCCGCTCACTACTTTAGTTCCTCTCTTGATTCCACATCCTGTCATATACAAACTGTCATTAAGtgcatttataaacatttagacaaaataaaacaggaacgAATGCAGTAGAGATTATTGGAGCTTCTGATACTCACCAGAAGTACAGTTAGTACAGTTTGAAGATTAATTAATCTTTAACTAGCTTATGGTTAGCTTGGTGTTTAGCTTTAGAAGCTCTACACTAAATCTACTGATGTTTCAATTCAGAACTGAAAATAACTAACTTATAAAAACACAGAGCAAGCTAAGCCCACAAGTGAACTGCTAGCAAGAACGTTGTGTTATTCACTCAACTCTATCTTCTCTTTCTTGATTTTCTCAAGAAACACCAGGAGGTTCAGCATTTAAGTCTTTGGTATGACCCACACAAGCGAGTACTCCCACAAGCTCCTGTCATGACATCATAAGGTCCCTGTGAGGTGTTTATAATCACTATGAGGTGTTTATAatggttaataaaaaaatctggaaGGATATGTGGTTGTTGACACGTCCCATGTCAGGACATATTCCTGTACTGTCCCATCCACCAAAATGATCCCAGGGTCCACAAGCCAGGGATCTTCCTTGCTTCTTATTCACAAAGGCTGAGAGAACTCAAAATGGccggattcattcattcaacagGATTATGGTCTAACGTTCTCCAAGTACAATGCTCCTTTAAACGTGTCCTAAAGACCCTACAGAGGCAGACGTTTCTGGACTATATTACAGCGGTTATATTATAGAACACCGCCTGTGTTAAATACGGTTACAATTTACATAACCAATTAATAGCTCATGGCTATAGTAGAGTTCACCCTCGTTACAATAACTAGCCACGGCATCCATGTGACAAACTAGCAGGTAgaatacatgcaaaaaaaatcatgagTTGTAGCAGTATCAGGAATTTCACTGAgaaatataaatcattacatcACAAATATGTCAAGAGCAATTAATGGAACTATTAGCAGTTTGTTTCTAAAGAAATCCTTTACATGTTCTAAACCATAGCCAAGTTTATATATTCTACTCTAGACCTTTTCTAAACTTTTTGCGGTGTCATCTTCACTTTTTTGCTAGCCACATTAGTATTTTTGGATGGACTGTTTTAACACTCAAATCTAGTTTGATTACGTTTGGTGACCGCTCTTTAAATCGCAGAAAGCTAACGTTGTTCATCATGACATGCGTCTTCGGTTCACATGGCCTCATTCATCTTTCTTTGAGGtctcagagtgtgtgtttgtggaggaAGAGCGTTGTAGCACCAGGAGACCCGATAGTGTGAGTGAGACCCCGACCCACCACAGAGCGATGAGGCTGTCCCCAAAGATAAGCTGCCCAAGGAGTGCCTGaggaacaaaacagaaacagcagacacacacaatcagtacTGAAGGTCATGTGGGATTAGTTTACTGCCAAAATATCACAATCGGTTGAGGAATTGTGAATGCTTTTAGAATtccaaataaatcaaattaaataatctTTAATAAGAGGTAAAAATGCAGGACACTAAACCAATGTTCCAGCATCATTCTAAACAATTGTATGCAAATTTGTGatgtaataataaaagtgtataaaacaaaataaacaaatgtctcTTGTAGTTCAGGTACTGTCAGAGGGGACAATCACTGATGGGATGAagacatttctgttttgttttttttttttcagagagagagagagagagagagagagaacgggtGAGAGGGGgggcgagaaagagagagatacagacatacagagagagagagagagagagagagagagagagggaggcagagagagagagagagagagagacagacagagagagagagagacagagagagagagacagacagagagacaaagtgaaagacagacagagagagagagagagagagagagagagagaaagagaacagatgagagagacagaggagcgagagagagagagagagagaaagagaacagatgagagagacagaagagcgagagagagagagagagagagagagagagagagagagaacttgtTTTCTGTTCATATTCCACACCAATGAATATTAAAACCGTGTGATTACTTCATGAAGAACTCACCGAGGAGATGAAGTTGGAGGCAGTGGTGGTCACAGTGGTTCTGGCAGAGGATGAAGAGTACCTGAGAGCCTTCGACAGGAACGTCCACATCACAGCATTACAGGTGAAGAGCAGCCCACCGCAGAGCAGACGGAGAGGAATGTGCAGCTAAAACACATCATGTACACATTTATCTGTCAGTACATTTACTCACGCAGACTGTTCATAGTTGTTCACCATTAAcacaagctccgcccactttccCCATAATAAATAACTGGACGTAGTGAATCCGCGGTGATGACGCACCCACTCACACGCGGTTGTCTCATCTGCGTGTCTGAATGTCCTCTGTTCTCCCCACGTCCTCAGTCCCGTCTCACACACGCCTTTCAGATAATCCGTACCGAGAGACAGTTTGGCGGAGGATGAGGCCACTGCGCCGAGGAACCCCGCCAGCAGGGCGTGTAAAACCCCGGGGAACATGGAGACCTCCGCGCGTTATTCACGCatcacaaacaaataacaagAGATAGGAGTCAGAAACCGGAGAAAGCCCGCACTTCCCTCTGAGAAACACCTGCGCACTGATCACGTCGCTGCAGCGCACGGAACATTCATCCTCATGTAGGGCACTACGCAGGGCACAGTCATCCCCATGTAGGGCACTACGCAGTGCACAGTCATTACCATGTAGGGCACTACGCAGGGCACATGGCATTAGAACACAGCTTTAATGGATATTGATCACGTCGCTGAGGCACACATTTAGGGCACTACGCAGGCCACAGTCATCCCCATGTAGGGCACTACGCAGGGCACATGGGATTAGAACACATCTTTATTGGGACACAGCCATCGGTGCTTTTATCATTGTGGCGCATTCTGGGAAAGAGAGTTTATGTGGACGTGCGTATGCTCGCACTTATCCAAAATAATCCAAGGCTATATTTAAGCctatttcatttaataataataataataataataataataataataataataataataataataatgaatgtacatttcctgaagaaaatgtgaatggtgcttgcacgttccaagttcccctcatcgtgctgagtgttttgatatgtcacatgtccatggtgtgctaactttttgatttcgcttattgtgggggcggggctacagaCCAccaaaaagtaaaagaaatcaGCTTTAACAAATGGCTTTATTCACCTGTAACCTATTTTAGAAAATGTGCTCTGCACAGATACCAGTGTATCtgtaccagtgtgaactgttggctgtttcgaactgacacGACTTGTGCACGACTGcacaaacgaacaataacaatgacgtcacacgcggcACGCCGTTGCACTAAAAAGTTGGcaaggttatggaggaagtaagcattttatcgcttttctttaaaaatgtttgtgtaatggcagccGTAACATTAATGAGCAGGTGCTGAGGACGAGAagaatgaagagaaagagagcaaaaacCTATTTTGGCATTTTGCAGGGTTATGGCTGCAAATTCACTACAGAGGTCTGTGTGGATGTGGAGACGAAGCCAGGAGTGGTGGGAATGTGATGTGAATAGCTTCACAGAGACGCAATTTTTTGAAAATTTTCGGATGTCGAAGTCAACTTTTGATTATCTCTGTTAGCGCCTCTCCTCAAGATTCCtgcgggttagggttagggttaggcgtagtcacgtttgtgtgcgtacttgccggcgcataattgtgacgaatgtcgatgtagattgacgtaaaagtcacatcaaatccgccttggttgttcacactgcggccacattggaaaaaaaaaatcagatttgggtctgattcaggaccacatatggaagtgttCTAAAGATTTCTAAAGATTCGGGCAAGATTTGAGttttcacactactcctgaagaagtcttacctggggtctcatttataaaactgtgcataggatccctactaaaagtttaagtacgcccaaaagccaaaaatggcgtacggcAAAAAAAATTCCGggttataaaaccgtgcgtacgcacacctgtaagcaatgttccctttataaatctcagatcacccgcagatgtgcgtacgtgaaccagccttaaatcccgccctgtacacgcccatttttaaccataaatagtcaatgcaaatcactgcgTGGGCACGaaagtggacctcgttataacgagtttcctctgcgctctgtgctatacaattaaattaaaatgaataattttaatttaattgtatttaaacatgcctttttaactcactacaacgctaaatcaatgaaaacctgagcttgtttctttgcaacgagacggttccatctggggtaacaggagacaatgacacccgaagtgtgtcgcttatgtctaGTTTAttccgttggtttgttttggttgccgtcactgcagaaatcccc includes the following:
- the LOC113656396 gene encoding transmembrane protein 42: MFPGVLHALLAGFLGAVASSSAKLSLGTDYLKGVCETGLRTWGEQRTFRHADETTACEWLHIPLRLLCGGLLFTCNAVMWTFLSKALRYSSSSARTTVTTTASNFISSALLGQLIFGDSLIALWWVGVSLTLSGLLVLQRSSSTNTHSETSKKDE